The window AGCCTTACGGCGTAGTCGAGGTTGGTGTAGAGGCTCTCGAAGACACCGTTCCTGATCATCGGGAACTTGCGGGTAGGCATGCCCTCGTCGTCGAACGGGGTCGCCCCCATCGCCCCCCCTGCGTGAGGATCCTCGATGAAGGAGATCTTCTCCGAGACGACCCTCTCACCCTTCCTGCCTATCAGCGGGGAGGTCCCGAAGTAGACGGAACGCGCACTCAGGGCGGACCTCAGCCTCCACGTCAGGGCATTCATGGCCTGGGGGTGGAACAGCACCTTCATCCTGCCGGAGGGGGCGTCGACCTCCTCGAGACCGCGGGAGTAGAACTCGACGAGCTCGTCCAGGCTGTCAGGGGCGATCTCGCATTTGTCGAGAGAGTACCTGAACTGGCCCAGCGAGGTCTCGGTCGCGGGGAAGAGCACCTGTGCGCCGACGTAGAATCCTCCGCTCGAAGACGAGACATCGAGCGAGTTCGAATTGACGATCCTGGTGGTGCTCTTCACGAAGCCGCCTGAGCTGTCCACCTGGCCGCCGACCCTGCCGGAGAGCCCGTCCAGGGCGTCCCTGCACGCGTCGACGATGTCCGAGTAGCCCAGGCCTGCGATGGAGGGGTGGAGCGTGTCGAGCTCGACGTGTTCGTGCGGCCCCGGGAAGCGGTACCCGGCCTCGACCCCTCCCTCCATCGAGGCCACGGCATTGGCGAGGAGATCATGGCGGTCCGTCAGGTTC of the Candidatus Fermentibacter sp. genome contains:
- a CDS encoding metallopeptidase TldD-related protein: MEKLLRMAMDAADQAEVFYREHSSTSLSMRNGSVTELSTSINSGYSLRIIRDGILGTAYTQNLTDRHDLLANAVASMEGGVEAGYRFPGPHEHVELDTLHPSIAGLGYSDIVDACRDALDGLSGRVGGQVDSSGGFVKSTTRIVNSNSLDVSSSSGGFYVGAQVLFPATETSLGQFRYSLDKCEIAPDSLDELVEFYSRGLEEVDAPSGRMKVLFHPQAMNALTWRLRSALSARSVYFGTSPLIGRKGERVVSEKISFIEDPHAGGAMGATPFDDEGMPTRKFPMIRNGVFESLYTNLDYAVRLGIEPTGSGFRGDDAIAGLPAAGLAQEGFEPGDMTFDEMVSAMDEGVILMGALGAHSGNIINGDFSVGMNPGLLVRGGRIVGRVRDGMVAGNVWDVMQRVVGVEDRIHDPSSWARYPCILLDGVSVSARKA